One Megalopta genalis isolate 19385.01 chromosome 5, iyMegGena1_principal, whole genome shotgun sequence DNA window includes the following coding sequences:
- the LOC117221062 gene encoding nucleoporin NUP35 codes for MMEPMTLGSPVGSPVQTPGSPPASGYLPNFLLGDTTMPAKVNLTIPQDTPKQLLIGHTSLTSPLYGTPDYRSNRQKAVFGGANTPNTSQIVTENHTGGPPTRGLFDSLDTSQAASPYMLASNQSIAHNQSKHLMNSMNNSIFNETPINPNTTESQGLLQWVTVFGFAPSDLNTVLAHISTRVRIVDKHPAPHAQSNWIHLKSASEQEAQRALACNGNIVSGSIMIGVIPCTDEGVIMGADKENRTKMNGSIKCYSNFGRVNQSPEYNTPCTPIKLQNARPLAAGYYQHLSPQSVKATESVPQKSTGLVSKAMEYMFGW; via the exons ATGGAACCTATGACTTTGGGATCACCGGTTGGAAGTCCTGTACAAACGCCCGGAAGCCCTCCAGCCTCCGGGTACCTTCCGAATTTTCTTCTAGGAGACACTACAATG CCAGCCAAGGTCAACCTAACAATCCCCCAGGACACTCCGAAACAGCTCCTAATAGGGCACACCAGTCTTACGTCTCCACTGTATGGCACCCCAGACTATCGGTCTAACAGACAGAAAGCAGTATTTGGTGGGGCAAACACACCAAACACGTCCCAAATAGTGACAGAAAACCATACCGGGGGGCCACCAACCAGGGGATTGTTTGATTCTTTGGATACATCTCAGGCAGCATCACCGTAtatgttagcatcaaatcaaagcatAGCTCACAATCAATCTAAACACCTGATGAACTCAATGAACAATTCCATCTTCAACGAAACTCCAATAAACCCAAATACAACCGAGTCTCAAGGTCTTCTACAATGGGTGACAGTCTTTGGGTTTGCACCCAGTGATTTAAACACTGTGTTAGCGCATATTTCGACCCGAGTTCGCATAGTGGACAAGCATCCTGCTCCCCATGCACAGAGCAATTGGATACACCTAAAATCCGCTTCGGAGCAAGAAGCTCAGAGAGCCCTAGCTTGTAATGGAAACATCGTTTCTGGATCGATAATGATCGGTGTGATACCTTGCACAGACGAGGGTGTCATAATGGGTGCTGATAAAGAAAATCGGACGAAAATGAACGGCAGCATAAAATGCTACTCCAATTTCGGAAGGGTCAACCAATCCCCGGAATACAACACTCCCTGTACACCAATTAAACTGCAAAACGCAAGACCCCTAGCTGCTGGTTATTACCAACACCTCAGTCCACAGTCCGTGAAGGCGACTGAAAGTGTTCCCCAAAAGTCCACTGGTCTAGTTTCGAAAGCTATGGAGTATATGTTCGGGTGGTAA